One region of Roseicitreum antarcticum genomic DNA includes:
- a CDS encoding YeeE/YedE family protein — MLPTRLGLILLGLIVVLGTAFAAGPRAALLILIGLGFGLTLEGLRFGFAGPWRLIVTDRDGRGLIAQFLAIGATAAIAFPLLAAAPTELFGAHAPVGLAMIGGAFVFGAAMQLVMGCGSGTLINAGSGNLVGLIALLGFIAGSFLGTLHLGWWTGLGTLPVMTLQGLLGEGAGLAVTLALLLVLGGIVALRAAPGKRMPPLRLWIAAGLVAALALANLVVAGQPWGIVYGLGLWGAKVAAAGGADLSAVPFWAAEGNATRLGASILTDVTSLTNIGLLIGAFLVMRWKAAPSPQVANLRPASWVAILAAGIVLGYSARLAFGCNVGAFFSGISTGSLHGWVWFAAAFVGSMAGIRLRPLLLRPVQIMAGAPA, encoded by the coding sequence ATGTTACCCACCCGCCTTGGCCTGATTTTGCTGGGCCTGATTGTCGTGCTCGGCACCGCCTTTGCCGCAGGCCCCCGCGCCGCCCTGCTGATCCTCATCGGGCTGGGCTTCGGCCTGACGCTGGAGGGCTTGCGCTTCGGCTTTGCCGGACCGTGGCGCCTGATCGTCACCGACCGCGACGGGCGCGGGCTGATCGCGCAATTCCTCGCCATCGGCGCCACCGCCGCGATTGCCTTCCCCCTTCTGGCCGCCGCCCCGACCGAGCTTTTCGGCGCCCATGCCCCTGTCGGGCTGGCGATGATCGGCGGCGCCTTCGTGTTCGGCGCGGCGATGCAATTGGTGATGGGATGCGGGTCCGGCACGCTCATCAATGCGGGCAGCGGCAATCTGGTAGGCCTCATCGCGCTCTTGGGGTTCATCGCGGGCAGCTTTCTGGGCACGCTGCATCTGGGCTGGTGGACCGGCCTTGGCACCCTGCCGGTGATGACGCTGCAAGGCCTGCTGGGCGAGGGCGCGGGGCTGGCCGTGACGCTGGCGCTGCTGCTGGTGTTGGGCGGCATCGTGGCGCTGCGGGCGGCGCCCGGCAAACGCATGCCGCCGCTGCGCCTGTGGATCGCCGCCGGACTGGTCGCCGCACTGGCCCTGGCCAATCTGGTGGTGGCGGGCCAGCCCTGGGGCATCGTCTACGGGCTGGGCCTTTGGGGGGCGAAAGTGGCGGCGGCCGGTGGTGCCGACCTGTCCGCCGTGCCGTTCTGGGCGGCTGAAGGCAACGCCACGCGACTGGGGGCAAGCATCCTGACCGATGTGACCTCGCTCACCAATATCGGGCTTTTGATCGGCGCGTTTCTGGTCATGCGCTGGAAGGCCGCGCCCAGCCCGCAAGTCGCCAATCTGCGCCCCGCCTCCTGGGTGGCAATTCTGGCTGCAGGGATCGTTCTGGGCTATTCGGCGCGGCTGGCCTTTGGCTGCAACGTGGGGGCGTTCTTTTCGGGCATCTCCACCGGGTCGCTGCACGGCTGGGTCTGGTTTGCCGCTGCCTTCGTCGGGTCGATGGCGGGGATCCGGCTGCGCCCCCTGCTGCTACGCCCCGTGCAGATCATGGCGGGGGCACCCGCATGA
- the msrB gene encoding peptide-methionine (R)-S-oxide reductase MsrB, which translates to MTQTIEKTEAEWQVQLSPLAFKVTRKHGTEPAFSHDDFPKDPGTFACICCGAPLFSQAEKFDSGTGWPSFWAPLDEEAVGTSEGRKFFMRRTEVHCARCTAHLGHVFPDGPAPTGLRYCMNGVAMEFVPEDQ; encoded by the coding sequence ATGACCCAGACAATCGAGAAGACCGAAGCCGAGTGGCAGGTCCAGCTTTCACCGCTGGCCTTCAAGGTGACGCGCAAACACGGCACCGAACCGGCGTTCAGCCATGACGATTTCCCCAAAGATCCCGGCACGTTCGCCTGCATCTGCTGCGGCGCACCGTTGTTTTCTCAGGCGGAAAAGTTTGACAGCGGCACCGGCTGGCCATCGTTCTGGGCGCCGCTGGATGAGGAAGCGGTCGGCACGTCCGAGGGTCGCAAGTTCTTCATGCGCCGGACCGAGGTGCATTGCGCCCGCTGCACCGCGCATCTGGGCCATGTCTTCCCCGACGGCCCCGCACCAACCGGGCTGCGGTACTGCATGAACGGCGTCGCGATGGAATTCGTGCCGGAAGATCAGTGA
- a CDS encoding ABC-F family ATP-binding cassette domain-containing protein, whose amino-acid sequence MAQIPLLQLSDIALTYGGNPVFDGLDLTVQPGDRVALVGRNGSGKSTLMKVMAGQVESDRGARTLSPGVSVGYMEQDPDFSGFATLGEYAGQGLDPAEFYKVEIAAEGLQFDPDLDPATASGGERRRAALARLLAEAPELMLLDEPTNHLDIATIGWLEDRLRETRAGFVLISHDRAFLNALTRQTLWIDRGQVRRLERGFDGFEDWRDSTWAQEDDARHKLDRKIKAEARWAVEGISARRKRNQGRVRALNDLRSERAGQIRRQGTAAMALEAGQKSGKLVVEVTGISKAFGENVILSDFDLRVLRGDRVAFVGPNGVGKTTLLRMLTGEEEPDSGTVKLGTNLDMAVFDQSRAKLDPNASLWENLTGDPMMRVSGQADQVMVRGRPKHVVGYLKEFLFDDAQARAPVKSLSGGERARLLLARIMARESNLLVLDEPTNDLDVETLDLLQDILGDYPGTVLLVSHDRDFIDRVASTTIAMDGDGRATVYAGGWSDYQDAKALAAGEDAPAPVAKADGKASKSGGKPGKGKPASDKPAAKPQAKLSFSEKHRLEVLPAEIARLEAEIGKLQGLLSDADLFSREPIKFRKATEAMTERQRKLSAAEEEWLALAAKAEA is encoded by the coding sequence ATGGCTCAGATCCCGCTTTTGCAACTCTCCGATATTGCCCTGACCTATGGTGGCAATCCTGTTTTTGACGGTCTGGACCTCACGGTGCAGCCGGGCGACCGCGTGGCGTTGGTCGGGCGCAACGGGTCGGGTAAATCGACCCTGATGAAGGTGATGGCGGGGCAGGTCGAATCCGACCGCGGCGCGCGGACCCTCAGCCCCGGCGTGTCGGTAGGCTACATGGAGCAGGACCCCGATTTCTCAGGCTTTGCCACGCTGGGTGAATATGCTGGGCAGGGGCTGGACCCGGCGGAATTCTACAAGGTGGAAATTGCCGCCGAAGGCTTGCAGTTCGACCCCGACCTGGACCCCGCCACCGCGTCGGGCGGTGAGCGTCGGCGCGCTGCGCTGGCCCGCCTGCTGGCCGAAGCGCCCGAACTGATGCTGCTGGATGAGCCGACGAACCACCTCGACATTGCGACCATCGGCTGGCTGGAGGATCGCCTGCGCGAAACCCGCGCGGGCTTCGTCCTGATCAGCCACGACCGGGCTTTCCTGAATGCGCTTACCCGGCAGACGCTGTGGATCGACCGGGGGCAGGTGCGGCGGCTGGAGCGTGGCTTTGACGGGTTCGAGGATTGGCGCGATTCCACCTGGGCGCAGGAAGACGATGCGCGCCACAAACTGGACCGAAAGATCAAGGCCGAGGCACGCTGGGCCGTCGAAGGCATCAGCGCCCGGCGCAAGCGGAACCAAGGCCGCGTGCGCGCCCTCAACGACCTGCGGTCCGAGCGTGCGGGCCAGATCCGTCGTCAGGGCACCGCCGCCATGGCGCTGGAGGCCGGGCAGAAATCTGGCAAGCTGGTGGTGGAAGTTACTGGAATTTCAAAGGCTTTCGGCGAAAACGTGATCTTGAGCGATTTCGACCTGCGGGTGTTGCGCGGCGATCGGGTGGCCTTTGTTGGCCCCAATGGCGTGGGCAAGACGACGCTGTTGCGCATGCTGACCGGCGAGGAAGAACCCGACAGCGGCACCGTGAAATTGGGTACAAACCTGGATATGGCGGTGTTCGACCAGTCGCGTGCGAAGCTCGATCCGAACGCCAGCCTGTGGGAAAACCTGACTGGCGACCCTATGATGCGGGTGTCGGGGCAGGCCGATCAGGTGATGGTGCGGGGGCGGCCCAAGCATGTGGTCGGCTACCTCAAGGAGTTCTTGTTTGACGATGCGCAGGCCCGTGCACCGGTGAAGTCGCTGTCGGGCGGGGAACGGGCGCGGCTGCTGCTGGCCCGGATCATGGCGCGCGAATCGAACCTGCTGGTCCTCGATGAGCCGACGAACGATCTGGACGTGGAAACGCTGGACCTGCTGCAAGATATCCTGGGTGATTACCCGGGCACTGTGCTGCTGGTCAGCCACGACCGCGATTTCATCGACCGGGTTGCCAGCACCACGATTGCGATGGATGGCGATGGCCGCGCCACGGTCTATGCGGGCGGGTGGAGCGATTACCAGGACGCCAAGGCATTGGCGGCGGGTGAAGACGCACCTGCGCCCGTGGCGAAGGCCGACGGCAAGGCGTCTAAGTCCGGTGGTAAACCGGGGAAGGGCAAACCCGCTAGTGACAAACCGGCGGCCAAACCGCAGGCGAAGCTGAGTTTCAGCGAAAAGCACCGGCTGGAAGTGCTTCCCGCAGAGATTGCGCGGCTGGAGGCCGAGATCGGCAAGTTGCAGGGCCTTTTGTCCGACGCAGACCTGTTTAGCCGCGAACCAATAAAATTTCGTAAAGCCACCGAAGCAATGACCGAGCGGCAGCGCAAATTGTCTGCCGCCGAAGAGGAATGGCTGGCGCTGGCGGCCAAAGCCGAAGCCTGA
- the rpmF gene encoding 50S ribosomal protein L32 has product MAVQQNRVTRSRRNMRRSHDALVAGNPNECTNCGELKRPHHVCPSCGHYADREVVAQATDVDLEDDAA; this is encoded by the coding sequence ATGGCCGTCCAACAGAACCGAGTTACCCGATCCCGCCGTAACATGCGCCGCTCGCATGATGCTCTGGTGGCGGGTAACCCCAACGAATGCACCAATTGTGGTGAGCTGAAACGCCCGCACCACGTCTGCCCGTCCTGCGGCCATTACGCCGACCGCGAAGTCGTCGCGCAGGCTACGGATGTCGATCTGGAAGACGACGCGGCATAA
- a CDS encoding beta-ketoacyl-ACP synthase III has product MMRRAVVIGTGHYLPERVVPNEEFTATLDTSDEWIRSRSGIERRHFAAEGQTTSDLATAAARAALLNAGIEADSIDAIIVATSTPDFTFPAVATMVQAQIGMTRGFAFDVQAVCAGFIYALANANGMILSGQADRVLVIGAETFSRIMDWTDRGTCVLFGDGAGALILEAQEGTGASSDRGILSSDLNSDGRYRDLLHVDGGVSSTGTVGHLRMQGREVFRHAVEKLAQTATHALDRAGLTTDDVDWIVPHQANLRIIRGTAQKIGVGMDRVVVTVQDHGNTSAASIPLALSVADAQGRFSPGQVIVTEAIGGGLAWGAVVLRW; this is encoded by the coding sequence ATGATGCGCCGGGCCGTTGTCATCGGCACCGGGCATTATCTGCCCGAACGCGTTGTACCAAACGAAGAATTCACCGCGACGCTGGACACTTCGGATGAGTGGATCCGTTCGCGCTCTGGCATCGAGCGGCGGCATTTCGCGGCAGAGGGTCAGACGACATCCGACCTCGCCACCGCGGCCGCCCGGGCCGCGTTGCTGAACGCCGGGATCGAGGCTGATAGCATCGACGCGATTATCGTCGCCACCTCTACCCCCGATTTCACCTTTCCCGCCGTCGCCACCATGGTACAGGCGCAAATCGGCATGACGCGCGGTTTTGCGTTCGACGTGCAGGCGGTATGCGCAGGGTTCATCTATGCGCTGGCCAATGCCAACGGCATGATCCTGTCGGGCCAGGCGGACCGCGTGCTGGTCATCGGGGCCGAGACATTCTCGCGCATCATGGACTGGACCGACCGGGGCACCTGCGTGCTGTTCGGTGACGGCGCAGGCGCGCTGATCCTGGAGGCGCAAGAGGGAACGGGCGCGTCCTCCGACCGGGGTATCCTGTCCTCTGACCTCAATTCCGACGGACGCTACCGCGACCTTTTGCACGTGGACGGCGGTGTATCGAGCACCGGCACGGTCGGACATTTGCGCATGCAGGGCCGCGAGGTTTTCCGCCATGCTGTTGAGAAACTGGCACAAACCGCGACTCACGCGCTGGACCGCGCCGGACTTACCACCGATGATGTCGACTGGATCGTGCCGCATCAGGCCAATCTGCGCATCATCCGGGGGACTGCGCAAAAGATCGGCGTGGGCATGGACCGCGTCGTGGTGACGGTACAAGACCACGGCAACACCTCGGCCGCGTCGATCCCGCTGGCCCTTTCGGTCGCCGATGCGCAGGGGCGTTTCAGCCCCGGGCAGGTCATCGTGACCGAGGCGATCGGCGGCGGGTTGGCGTGGGGCGCGGTCGTGCTGCGCTGGTAG
- a CDS encoding GNAT family N-acetyltransferase, with translation MGNLDTRFQSQGAAIPGPGLPGMATGRFGVERAVSVRDIEAAFDLRARVFRGGQRDDRDRFDDACEHYVIRGQNSGAVVGCFRVLHCADGRAVRHSYSAQSYDLRAFYPLEQPLLELGRFCVDPAHADADVMRLAWAEVTRLVDDSGAAFLFGCTSFRGNDPSAFADSFALLHARHRAPAAWRIGHGEAEVLAFDTLPPMQDGARAMRGLPSLLRSYLALGGWVSDHAVIDRDLGTMHVFTGLEIAAIPPARQRLLRAVAAKV, from the coding sequence ATGGGGAATCTGGACACGCGATTCCAGTCACAAGGCGCGGCGATACCCGGGCCGGGACTGCCCGGCATGGCAACTGGCCGTTTCGGGGTGGAACGCGCGGTGAGCGTGCGGGACATCGAAGCGGCGTTCGATCTGCGCGCCCGCGTTTTTCGGGGTGGCCAGCGCGATGACCGCGACCGCTTCGACGACGCGTGCGAACACTATGTGATCCGCGGACAGAACAGCGGCGCCGTCGTGGGCTGTTTTCGGGTGCTGCACTGCGCCGACGGCCGTGCCGTTCGTCACAGCTACAGCGCGCAATCCTATGATTTGCGGGCATTTTATCCGCTGGAGCAGCCGCTGCTGGAACTGGGCCGCTTTTGCGTCGATCCCGCCCATGCCGACGCCGATGTGATGCGGCTGGCCTGGGCCGAGGTGACGCGGCTGGTGGACGACAGCGGCGCAGCGTTCCTGTTTGGCTGCACCTCGTTCCGGGGCAATGATCCGTCAGCCTTTGCCGACAGTTTCGCGCTGCTGCACGCCCGGCACCGCGCGCCTGCGGCATGGCGCATCGGTCATGGCGAGGCTGAGGTGTTGGCCTTTGACACGCTGCCGCCCATGCAGGACGGCGCACGCGCGATGCGGGGACTGCCGTCGCTGCTGCGCAGCTATCTGGCGCTGGGGGGCTGGGTGTCCGACCATGCGGTAATCGACCGCGATCTGGGCACGATGCATGTCTTCACCGGGCTCGAAATCGCCGCGATCCCGCCTGCGCGCCAACGCCTGCTGCGCGCGGTGGCGGCAAAGGTGTAG
- the pgi gene encoding glucose-6-phosphate isomerase, which produces MPDFSELKRHFAATADRPILELFDDPARASDFSVSLGDMRLDYSKTNIDAAGRDMLLALAEAAGLRARAEAMFSGEKVNQTEGRAVLHTALRNLDGKVLVDGADVMPNVRDTLTRMETFADALRTGQFTGQGGAITDVVNIGIGGSDLGPVMVTVALAPYHDGPRVHFVSNIDGAHIHDVLQELDPETTLVIVASKTFSTIETMTNAETARAWMATAVSDPAAQFVALSSAVDKTAAFGIADERVFGFEDWVGGRYSVWGPIGLSVMLAIGPFNFRAFLDGAAAMDQHFRTADFAQNMPVLLALVGIWHAQVQGHASRAVLPYDQRLLRLPAYLQQLEMESNGKRVAMDGTDLPYDSGPLVWGEPGTNGQHAFYQLIHQGTRVVPCEFLLAAQGHELDLVHQHRLLIANCLAQSEALLRGRSLETARAMMEAKGLKGAELERQARHRVFPGNRPSTTLVYQQLTPHMLGQIVALYEHRVFVEGVILDINSFDQWGVELGKELAVALQPILEGTAGSEDKDGSTRALLEYVMAR; this is translated from the coding sequence ATGCCTGATTTCTCAGAGCTGAAACGCCATTTTGCCGCGACCGCGGACCGGCCGATTCTGGAGCTGTTCGACGACCCCGCGCGGGCGTCTGATTTCAGCGTCAGTCTGGGTGACATGCGGCTGGATTATTCGAAAACCAACATCGACGCCGCAGGGCGCGACATGCTGCTGGCGCTGGCCGAGGCGGCGGGCCTGCGCGCCCGGGCCGAGGCGATGTTCAGCGGCGAAAAGGTCAACCAGACCGAGGGCCGCGCAGTGCTGCATACCGCGCTGCGCAATCTGGATGGCAAGGTTCTGGTGGACGGCGCCGACGTCATGCCCAATGTGCGCGACACGCTGACCCGGATGGAGACCTTCGCGGATGCGCTGCGCACGGGCCAGTTCACCGGGCAGGGCGGGGCGATCACCGATGTCGTGAATATCGGCATCGGCGGGTCGGATCTGGGGCCAGTGATGGTGACGGTGGCGCTGGCGCCCTATCATGACGGGCCGCGCGTGCATTTCGTGTCCAACATTGACGGGGCGCATATTCACGATGTTCTGCAAGAGCTTGACCCGGAAACGACGCTGGTCATCGTGGCGTCGAAAACCTTCTCGACCATTGAAACCATGACCAATGCGGAAACTGCGCGGGCCTGGATGGCGACTGCGGTCAGCGACCCGGCGGCACAGTTTGTCGCCCTGTCCTCGGCCGTGGACAAGACCGCCGCTTTTGGCATCGCGGATGAGCGGGTTTTCGGTTTCGAGGATTGGGTCGGCGGGCGCTATTCGGTCTGGGGACCGATCGGGCTGTCGGTGATGCTGGCGATCGGACCGTTCAATTTCCGTGCCTTTCTGGATGGCGCGGCTGCGATGGATCAGCATTTCCGCACCGCTGATTTCGCGCAGAATATGCCGGTATTACTGGCACTTGTGGGGATATGGCACGCGCAGGTGCAGGGCCATGCCAGCCGTGCTGTGCTGCCTTATGACCAGCGTTTGCTACGTCTGCCCGCGTATCTGCAACAATTGGAGATGGAGAGCAACGGCAAGCGTGTCGCGATGGATGGCACCGACCTGCCCTACGACTCGGGGCCCTTGGTCTGGGGGGAGCCCGGGACGAACGGGCAGCATGCTTTCTACCAGTTGATCCATCAGGGGACGCGGGTGGTGCCGTGCGAATTTCTGCTTGCTGCCCAAGGGCATGAGCTGGATCTGGTGCATCAGCACCGCCTGCTGATCGCCAATTGTCTGGCGCAATCCGAGGCGCTGTTGCGCGGCCGCTCGCTGGAGACGGCGCGCGCGATGATGGAAGCCAAGGGGCTGAAAGGCGCGGAGTTGGAGCGTCAGGCGCGCCACAGGGTTTTCCCGGGCAACCGCCCGTCAACCACGCTGGTTTATCAACAGCTTACGCCGCATATGCTGGGCCAGATCGTGGCGCTTTATGAGCATCGGGTGTTCGTGGAAGGCGTCATTCTGGACATCAACTCGTTCGATCAATGGGGGGTGGAACTGGGCAAGGAACTGGCCGTGGCGCTGCAACCGATCCTTGAAGGGACCGCGGGTTCCGAGGACAAGGACGGGTCCACCCGGGCGTTGCTGGAATATGTGATGGCGCGTTAA
- a CDS encoding outer membrane protein assembly factor BamE, giving the protein MTKLTTVMRKALMIPAAALLFLAACDPVMRYHGYAPDDAQLAEVVVGQDTRETVAEKLGSPGMGGVMSGSGWYYVQSDWRQDQWRAPIEVDRQVVAISFDAQDRVSNVERFGQERGEVVTLSRRVTSTGPGGITLLKQLLGNIGGVAPGSFGE; this is encoded by the coding sequence ATGACAAAACTGACCACGGTAATGCGCAAGGCGCTGATGATCCCCGCAGCGGCATTGCTGTTCCTTGCCGCCTGCGATCCGGTGATGCGCTATCATGGGTATGCCCCCGATGACGCGCAACTGGCCGAGGTCGTCGTTGGTCAGGACACGCGCGAAACCGTCGCCGAAAAGCTGGGTAGCCCCGGTATGGGCGGCGTGATGAGCGGCAGCGGCTGGTATTATGTTCAGAGCGACTGGCGCCAAGACCAATGGCGCGCGCCAATCGAGGTGGATCGTCAGGTCGTCGCCATCAGCTTTGACGCGCAGGACCGGGTCAGCAATGTCGAGCGTTTCGGGCAGGAGCGGGGCGAGGTCGTCACCTTGTCGCGCCGCGTTACCTCGACCGGGCCTGGCGGGATTACGCTGCTGAAACAACTGCTTGGCAATATCGGCGGCGTTGCCCCCGGCAGCTTTGGTGAATGA
- the ihfA gene encoding integration host factor subunit alpha: MGEKTLTRMDLSEAVFREVGLSRNESAQLVESVLEHVSNALAAGEQVKISSFGTFNVRDKTARIGRNPKTGEEVPISPRRVLSFRPSHIMKDRVARGNKG, translated from the coding sequence ATGGGCGAAAAAACTTTAACAAGAATGGATTTGTCCGAAGCTGTTTTTCGGGAAGTCGGATTGTCGCGAAACGAATCTGCGCAACTGGTCGAAAGCGTGCTGGAGCATGTTTCCAACGCGCTGGCCGCAGGCGAACAGGTGAAGATTTCGTCTTTCGGGACGTTCAATGTGCGCGATAAGACCGCACGCATTGGCCGCAACCCCAAGACCGGGGAAGAGGTCCCGATCAGCCCACGCCGGGTGTTGTCGTTCCGGCCCTCGCATATCATGAAGGATCGTGTAGCGCGCGGTAACAAAGGCTAA
- a CDS encoding YceD family protein, translating into MSEPTRPAPVTFAHPLRVSGLAARKATQFTLEPDTMVRAAIAEDIGILRLRKLRFTGAITPAGRSDWLLEGELGATVVQECGVTLAPVTTRIDLPVRRTYVAQMPEPEGDEVEIPHDDTLEPLGPVIDPAAVALEALILALPMYPRAENLVDGLENAGETGTESTGVEAAPPGKPPLTDAAVKPFAGLAGLRDKLAGQEPGQKTGRETDEE; encoded by the coding sequence ATGTCCGAACCGACCCGCCCCGCCCCCGTAACCTTTGCGCACCCGCTGCGCGTATCGGGACTGGCGGCGCGCAAAGCGACGCAATTCACGCTGGAACCAGACACAATGGTGCGCGCCGCGATTGCCGAAGATATCGGCATCTTGCGGCTGCGCAAGTTGCGCTTCACCGGGGCGATCACGCCTGCTGGGCGCAGCGACTGGCTGCTGGAGGGGGAGTTGGGCGCGACCGTGGTGCAGGAATGCGGCGTGACGCTGGCCCCCGTGACAACCCGCATCGACCTGCCCGTCCGACGTACCTATGTCGCCCAGATGCCAGAGCCTGAGGGCGATGAGGTAGAGATCCCACATGACGACACGCTAGAGCCGCTGGGTCCGGTGATCGATCCCGCTGCCGTCGCGCTGGAGGCGCTGATCCTGGCGCTGCCGATGTATCCGCGCGCCGAAAATCTGGTGGACGGGCTGGAGAACGCAGGCGAAACCGGCACCGAATCCACCGGGGTCGAGGCCGCGCCCCCCGGCAAACCACCGCTGACCGACGCTGCGGTGAAGCCCTTCGCAGGGCTGGCTGGCCTGCGCGACAAGCTGGCGGGCCAAGAGCCCGGGCAAAAAACCGGACGCGAAACCGATGAGGAATAG
- the plsX gene encoding phosphate acyltransferase PlsX, protein MTQHSESRAPTENRVTLSVDAMGGDSGPAAVVEGCAKSAEKNAEIAFILHGDEGVLHGLVAQYPGLTGRCTIRNASGVVTMHEKPSAVLRNGKDTSMWSCIEAVRAGEATVAVSCGNTGALMAVSMIRLRKLPGVARPAIACLWPSRGRHGFSTMLDVGADVKADPDDLLQYALMGAAYFRNGFGEQRPRVGLLNVGTEENKGRTEYKAAYDLIEAAAELGRYEFVGFVEGGDIPTDRVDVVVTDGFTGNIALKTGEGTASLIRDFLREELKRGWLSQLGALLAMQALKRLQKRIDPRRVNGGVFLGLNGTVVKSHGSADATGVSAAIKLAFQLAQSGFTERMAHRLASVAEGRAQAAAEAAQTKPEGQTAP, encoded by the coding sequence ATGACCCAGCATTCTGAGAGCCGAGCGCCGACAGAGAACAGGGTTACGCTGTCAGTTGATGCGATGGGGGGCGACAGCGGGCCTGCGGCAGTCGTCGAAGGCTGTGCCAAATCCGCCGAGAAGAACGCTGAAATTGCCTTTATCCTCCACGGGGATGAGGGCGTTTTGCATGGGCTCGTGGCCCAATACCCCGGGCTGACCGGGCGCTGCACGATTCGCAATGCGTCTGGTGTCGTCACGATGCATGAGAAACCCAGTGCGGTGCTGCGCAACGGCAAGGACACCTCCATGTGGTCGTGCATTGAGGCGGTGCGTGCCGGCGAGGCGACTGTGGCCGTGTCTTGCGGCAATACGGGCGCGCTGATGGCGGTGTCGATGATCCGGCTGCGCAAGCTGCCCGGCGTGGCGAGACCCGCGATTGCCTGCCTCTGGCCCTCGCGCGGGCGGCACGGTTTCAGCACGATGCTGGACGTGGGCGCTGATGTGAAGGCTGACCCCGACGACCTGCTGCAATATGCGCTGATGGGTGCCGCCTATTTCCGCAATGGTTTCGGTGAACAACGCCCCCGTGTCGGCCTGTTGAATGTCGGCACCGAGGAGAACAAGGGCCGCACCGAATACAAGGCCGCCTATGACCTGATCGAGGCTGCCGCCGAACTTGGGCGCTATGAATTCGTGGGTTTTGTCGAAGGCGGCGACATTCCCACCGACCGTGTGGATGTGGTGGTCACCGATGGGTTCACCGGTAATATCGCGCTGAAGACGGGTGAAGGCACGGCCTCGCTGATCCGCGACTTCCTGCGCGAGGAATTGAAACGCGGCTGGCTGTCGCAACTGGGCGCCCTGTTGGCCATGCAGGCGCTGAAACGCCTGCAAAAGCGCATAGACCCGCGCCGCGTCAATGGCGGGGTGTTCCTGGGACTGAACGGCACAGTCGTAAAATCCCACGGCTCGGCCGATGCAACGGGCGTATCAGCCGCAATCAAGCTGGCGTTCCAGCTGGCGCAATCAGGCTTTACCGAACGGATGGCCCATCGCCTCGCCTCGGTCGCCGAAGGCCGCGCGCAAGCCGCCGCAGAAGCGGCGCAGACGAAACCGGAAGGACAGACCGCGCCATGA